A window of Malania oleifera isolate guangnan ecotype guangnan chromosome 5, ASM2987363v1, whole genome shotgun sequence contains these coding sequences:
- the LOC131156562 gene encoding protein LAZ1 yields MKVIAYLIFLAYSPPTWASLVAGALVLISLSLSIYLLFEHLSAYKNPEEQKFLIGVILMVPCYAIESFVSLIDPSISVDCEILRDCYEAFAMYCFGRYLVACLGGEERTIEFMERQGQMSSKTPLLEHASEKGTVKHPFPVNYFLKPWKLGEWFYQVVKFGIVQYMIIKSFSAILAVFLEAFGVYCEGDFKWGCGYPYMAVVLNFSQSWALYCLVQFYTVTKDELAHIKPLAKFLTFKSIVFLTWWQGVAIALLYDLGLFKSPLAQGLQLKSSVQDFIICIEMGIASIVHLYVFPAKPYELMGDHFPGSVSVLGDYASADCPLDPDEVRDSERPTKLRLPQPDIDVKSGMTIRESVRDVFIGGGEYIVNDVKFTVTQAVEPVEKGITRFNEKLHKISQNIKRHNKEKRRTKDDSCISTALPIRKVIRGIDDPLLNGSISDSGVLRGKKHRRKSGYTSAESGGESSSDQSYSGYQIRGHRWVTKD; encoded by the exons ATGAAGGTTATTGCGTACTTAATCTTTCTGGCCTACTCACCGCCTACATGGGCGAGTCTGGTTGCTGGTGCCTTAGTCCttatctctctttccctttcaaTTTACCTTCTATTCGAGCACCTCTCAGCGTACAAGAATCCCGAg GAGCAAAAGTTTTTGATCGGAGTAATTTTAATGGTTCCATGTTATGCAATTGAATCG TTTGTGTCGTTGATAGATCCATCAATTAGCGTTGATTGTGAGATACTGCGTGATTGCTATGAAGCCTTTGCCATGTATTGCTTTGGGAGATACCTTGTTGCGTGTTTGG GCGGGGAAGAGAGGACTATCGAGTTTATGGAGAGGCAAGGACAAATGAGTTCTAAAACTCCTTTATTAGAGCATGCTTCTGAAAAGGGAACTGTAAAGCATCCTTTTCCGGTGAACTATTTCTTAAAACCGTGGAAACTTGGTGAATGGTTTTACCAAGTTGTCAAGTTTGGAATTGTTCAatat ATGATAATAAAATCTTTTAGTGCTATTTTAGCTGTATTTCTTGAAGCTTTTGGTGTATATTGTGAGGGAGACTTCAAATGGGGATGCGG GTATCCTTATATGGCAGTGGTTCTAAATTTCAGTCAGTCTTGGGCTTTGTActgtttagttcagttttatacTGTTACAAAGGATGAATTGGCACACATAAAACCATTGGCCAAGTTTTTGACATTCAAATCAATTGTATTTTTAACTTGGTGGCAAGGTGTGGCAATTGCTCTTCTCTATGACCTTGGTCTGTTCAAAAGTCCTCTAGCTCAAGGCTTGCAATTGAAATCAAGCGTCCAAGATTTCATTATTTGTATAGAG ATGGGCATTGCTTCTATTGTTCACCTTTATGTATTCCCTGCAAAGCCATATGAGCTAATGGGAGACCATTTTCCTGGAAGCGTTTCGGTTCTTGGGGATTATGCCTCTGCTGACTGCCCTCTAGATCCTGATGAGGTTAGGGACAGTGAGCGACCAACAAAGTTACGTCTTCCACAGCCTGATATTGATGTCAAGAGTGGAATGACCATCAGAGAAAGTGTTCGGGATGTTTTCATTGGCGGTGGTGAATAT ATTGTAAATGATGTCAAGTTTACAGTAACCCAGGCAGTAGAGCCTGTGGAGAAGGGAATCACAAGGTTTAATGAGAAACTGCATAAGATTTCCCAAAACATAAAGAGGCACAAcaaggaaaagagaagaacaaAAGATGACAGTTGCATTTCCACGGCATTGCCAATAAGGAAGGTGATCCGTGGAATAGATGATCCTCTCTTGAATGGGAGCATTAGTGATAGTGGGGTCTTAAGGGGAAAGAAACACCGAAGAAAATCAGGGTACACTAGTGCAGAAAGTGGGGGTGAAAGCAGCAGCGATCAAAGCTACAGTGGTTATCAGATCCGTGGCCATAGATGGGTAACAAAAGATTAG